A window of the Hordeum vulgare subsp. vulgare chromosome 5H, MorexV3_pseudomolecules_assembly, whole genome shotgun sequence genome harbors these coding sequences:
- the LOC123451752 gene encoding titin-like isoform X4, with the protein MAGLGTGAPIVKVYHEKSMILPDVSRVLACLYEKDIAFERETFSSYKSLLRLQASSHVPVPFYDGPNKFLEESREICHHIAETYEDHGYPFLLGKDSLERASIEEWLHHEEHNFNPPSRSLFCHLAFPVDEEDDDIDLQTRKLEDVLEVYEQRLGDSEFLAGNKFTLADLVHLPNSYHITNSEKFLYLYDSRKNVQRWWHEISSRGSWQKVLKVMHEVEQQNKQEELDKQQQHKQEELEKQQRRQWRRQHPPTSRPQFRLDSWEQPSTKPHTIFVRPPANIIATSPTAPQAEEPHPTETSPDETPVSSSLSIPTTHKPSDVRSKHTTISTTHEETPPASVQSTPRIPEKSATPRIPEKSAIPVERRINFFTPATSPTKPSRTGGDKPRIGDASLTSEATEVDLPTKSKPSSSRKAPNNLHVFDYYEASRHTDEAEPYTGSTSPKPSEMLDEISETDRPSNAIDHAETSPRSAKEDPDLLSASGLWTDNTAPNADTQDKKSVRYTELTPQRPVGSISSRATDQRVTYTSPGKPRPSEAHQKLQSEQWHAATAGFSNRKGEADDLMPPTQQAKASKDVSSQDSEQASTRPLAQEPASMDGQLAQGPERPPYARKQAEEARRFPADRTEDASLPKRARDDTQAIPLYDDDTNQEAKETASAPRRTRAQDPYDTSEGTSSRSQHVNAPHDAVPPPKRATSEGPYGRKDVVEARRFPADRRKDDPPPKRVQDDTKAIPLYDDDDTNQEARETASAPRRTRAQDPYDTSEGTSSRSQHVNAPHDAVPPSKRATSEGPYARKDVVEARRFPADRRKDDPPPKRVRDDTKAIPLHDDDDTNQEARETASAPRRTRAQDPYDTFEGTSSRSQPVNAPHDAVPPPKRATSEDLYAQKDVMEARKFPADRRKDAPVPKRVRDDTQAIPLYDDDDGTKQEARETASAPRRTRAQDSYDTSEGKSSRWQSVNAPHDAVSPPKQATSEGPYAQKDVVEARKFPADRRKDAPLPKHVQDETEAIPLYDDDDDGSNQEARETAFAPRQTRAQDPYDTPEGTSSRSQPVNAPHDAVPPPKRATSEGPYAQKDVVEARKFPADRRKDAPLPRRVRDDIQAIPLYDDDDTNQEAKQAKHAHQKLQSEQWHAATTGLSNLKGETDDLMPPTQQANPSKDVQHISSQDAEQANPRPLAQEPVGMDGQLVQGPERTAQTPHTDQRTDVSSRLWQQVVDVQGIAEDRTSSDHEGAVSPPYARKDAVEARIVPADRRKDASFPKHAPDARDVFRESKVADSTPLQKRYPDAKDAAKKSKVTFEETKNYDSPSSQGQPLDSQRADAPSWKKEATEDPRAASLVKKRHSNVEDTPKQSRDNDFKPRQIVGQDVQGTYKETRTWQAATTPTEGGPSVTPPSKRRSPSDEDTIKQPGGTAPAPRRTTSHDANVTFQDSKPADSMSSREQPLRSRQEVEDSLKGDIVDDRKGAPPLLGQEPSSQVQRATELSQEAGPDGELSTIDQWRRTSVPLQGGDVLGGSIIDQKPTPMSEQSIPSARGANEMVKKEQRMVPPARTGAQTPDVQRAPSSFSGADMAERDGEPVQMQAPTQHTRPTSVPARREIPDARDTSDQEFTNKSDAQRWNALKAKHDLAMTSEDVRDDSPSPHDATVDNKTALPASEAQGSDTWPGSTATPVNAQPTSDDARVGRFLRDQGAQPPESTQAQTHFDAPHDSVSTPDVPRDTLDKTKSAKPTSTEGMTPTAAAPTSKAQLAKQKLAPSDKKLARAVPESSKEDTSFSAPEKSQTIFRQEARPSAAIKKQVPSSDAHHDTRKIQHATLANFPPDDSPIPDQDSIQSAQQSSSSETSKEETTVAAGGPTLPTTIGKETQGSRRPTKAERRPSVYQEDRLVAEDSHEQPQTLPTVGKADGSTPKRQQDPEEKSSTPAPPRARVRESRPTEEPFKGDIVDDRKGAPPPLGQEPSSQVQRATELSQEAGPDGELSTIDQWRRTSVPLQGDDVLGGSTIDQKPTPMSAQSIPSARGANEMVKKEQRMVPPARTGAQTPNIQHAPSSFSGDDMAERDGEPVQMQAPSQHARPTSVPARRAIPDARDTSDQEFTNKSDAQRWNALKAKHDLAMTSEDVRDDSPSPHDATVDNKTALPASGAQGSDTWPGSTASPVNAQPTRDDARVGRFSRDQGAQPPESTQAQTHFDAPHDSVSTPDVPRDTLDKIKSAKPTSTEGMTPTAAAPTSKAQLAKQKFAPSDKKLARAAPESSEEDTSFSAPEKPQTIFRQEARPSAAITKQVPSSDAHHDTRKIQHVTLANSPPDDSPIPDQDSILSAQQSSSSETSKEETIVAAAGPTLPTTVGKDTQGSRHPIKAERTPSVYQEDRLVAQDSHEQPQTLPTVGKADGSTPPAPSRARVLDGHPTEEPFKGDFVDDRKGALPLLGQEPTSQVQRATELSREAAPDGELSTIDQWQRTSVPLQGDDVLGGSTIDQKPAPMNQRPIPGARGASEAVEKEQRMAPPARTPNVLSAPSSFSAADTAERDGELVQMQAPTLHAQEAQPPESTQAQSPFDAPHDSVSTRDVPTDTLDKTNVSKPISTEGKVPAPTSKAQLAEEKFAPSDKKLAHAARPTSTEGMAPTAGPAPTSRAQLSEQKFTPSDKKPEKPQTIFRQEVRPSTPITKQVPSPDAHHDTRKIQQVTLDNFPTDDSSMPQSPEPGTKDSPASNTQIAKADGYVRPTRDSEVFPAIKKSAPPDQDSIQSAKQPSPAETNKEETIVAAAEPTLPIIVGKETQGMRGAPTLDYEPSEEKRADIPEQKFSHSDQDSVRPTQSRSSAEPMDRELSYPSSVKPLSSATPDQTKDSQPTIGQQAPASEYPSSGTHHTSGKFQEVAPVDHHIVESIPGEGQVYRTGPDFELSEGPVPDPRSAIGEKATRPPSSQAQSSDSKPDPTQNSADEPSTRSLPNQVAKEHAETQATLPLVRPHDTESTQDVTSDTLGKAKSLKPSSIGQEATGSALTPDTHLGSAPGEVARPDEDSANPGQKSSSSERQKEQSTVAAPNQAKASQATSEVVTSVDQSMAPSELLPLESTVAEAEESKVSRPVIAQQDIRHEPDISETVLDEDHNKEAVSREEQDQHASEPREGPPPDVRGAFVDKKTAPSSSQAQHPDAKRGLLPSSVDLENKTTPPSSQAQSSDVKDQDSARSTQSSSSAEAMDKELNSPLSAQDIARSAQRPFFVQPTKENGIVAASDQTNEARPISDQRGITPTPDKQRIPDLGGGVDKKMSPQSSQAQNSDIRPDSAPIGGDVHRTSGDEPATRDSQAQPPAGTQNVPANFMEKTKSSRPPSTDQEPMVSPAPAPDAPQDEDSTQSPKLPPVVSKRVIANTDQTDVSPTGLRETASSVATPPSAKIQEFSPDASLTKSAKPLLPMTGTYPVQPPHEASVDLSSDGKPTMIKGDQANTISNVNLSASQAVGQSENSAVKGPPSDGSVSSSPQKSLERTSPEEKPKQQRQSSTRPSKDDSIEASETTSPNILTTSGDIQPSPLNQPSPMKENIQAAEGFRNQQQADQDVLQPRQDNRKRIEETEAQDTSTDYPEDTNGASQRAALEQEKGENVGRVQRQSNDTNNSYEPTKDAPSIIQADNESESSSRTPEEPKQQLQREGKTQGGETKAPASETGQPEESPSKKGITSQSQSETSDKLEDQTSSATRNRGTNPGKLDGASDDTKSADTDDNNPSS; encoded by the exons AATCAAGAGAAATCTGCCACCATATAGCAGAGACTTATGAAGATCACGGATATCCATTTCTCCTTGGGAAGGATTCCCTTGAGAGGGCTTCCATCGAGGAATGGCTCCACCACGAAGAGCATAATTTCAACCCTCCGAGCAGATCCTTGTTCTGCCACTTGGCCTTTCCCgttgatgaagaagatgatgatataGACTTGCAGACGAGAAAGCTGGAAGATGTTCTGGAAGTTTATGAGCAAAGGCTTGGTGACAGTGAATTCCTTGCTGGCAACAAGTTCACTCTTGCCGACCTTGTACACCTGCCAAACTCCTACCacatcacaaattctgaaaagttTCTGTACCTATATGATTCAAGGAAGAATGTGCAGAGGTGGTGGCATGAAATTTCTAGCCGGGGTTCTTGGCAGAAGGTGCTGAAGGTTATGCATGAGGTGGAGCAGCAGAACAAACAGGAGGAACTTGACAAGCAGCAGCAGCACAAACAGGAGGAACTTGAGAAGCAGCAACGCCGTCAGTGGCGGAGACAGCATCCTCCAACCAGCAGACCCCAGTTCCGTCTAGACTCCTGGGAGCAACCCAGCACAAAACCTCACACGATATTTGTTCGCCCCCCTGCTAATATCATCGCAACATCTCCCACAGCTCCTCAAGCAGAGGAGCCTCATCCTACAGAAACTTCCCCTGATGAAACACCAGTCTCCTCAAGCCTAAGTATCCCTACTACTCATAAACCTTCAGATGTCCGAAGCAAACACACTACCATTTCTactacacatgaagaaactccaccaGCCTCCGTCCAAAGTACTCCTAGAATTCCTGAAAAATCTGCTACTCCTAGAATTCCTGAAAAATCTGCTATTCCTGTCGAAAGAAGAATCAACTTTTTTACCCCAGCTACCTCTCCTACCAAGCCCTCAAGAACTGGCGGTGATAAGCCCAGAATTGGAGATGCCTCACTAACTTCTGAAGCCACTGAAGTAGACCTCCCTACTAAATCCAAGCCAAGTTCGTCCAGAAAAGCACCTAATAATCTTCATGTGTTTGATTACTATGAGGCAAGCAGACATACTGATGAAGCAGAACCTTATACTGGATCCACCTCACCTAAACCTTCAGAAATGCTGGACGAGATATCTGAAACTGATAGACCCAGCAATGCCATTGATCATGCTGAAACCAGTCCAAGATCAGCTAAAGAAGATCCTGACCTACTCAGTGCATCAGGTTTATGGACCGACAACACAGCCCCCAATGCTGATACTCAGGATAAGAAATCAGTCCGATACACTGAGCTTACTCCACAAAGACCTGTTGGAAGTATTTCTAGCAGAGCTACTGACCAGAGAGTTACATACACATCTCCTGGGAAGCCCCGTCCAAGTGAAGCTCATCAGAAACTGCAGTCTGAGCAGTGGCATGCTGCTACAGCTGGTTTCAGTAACCGAAAGGGAGAAGCTGATGATTTAATGCCTCCTACTCAACAAGCAAAAGCTAGCAAAGATGTCTCATCACAAGATTCAGAACAAGCCAGCACTCGTCCTCTTGCACAAGAACCAGCGAGCATGGATGGGCAACTGGCTCAAGGACCGGAAAGGCCCCCTTATGCAcggaagcaagctgaggaagcaaGAAGGTTCCCTGCTGACCGCACAGAAGATGCTTCTCTCCCCAAACGTGCACGAGATGACACTCAGGCTATTCCATTATATGATGATGATACCAACCAGGAAGCCAAAGAAACTGCGTCTGCACCAAGGCGAACAAGAGCTCAAGATCCATACGATACCTCTGAAGGAACATCATCTAGATCACAACATGTCAATGCTCCACATGATGCTGTTCCTCCGCCCAAGCGAGCAACATCTGAAGGCCCTTATGGACGAAAGGATGTTGTGGAAGCAAGGAGGTTCCCTGCTGACCGCAGGAAAGATGATCCTCCCCCGAAGCGTGTACAAGATGACACTAAAGCTATTCCATTATATGACGATGATGATACCAACCAGGAAGCCAGAGAAACTGCATCTGCACCAAGGCGAACAAGAGCTCAAGATCCATATGATACCTCTGAAGGAACATCATCTAGATCACAACATGTCAATGCTCCACATGATGCTGTTCCTCCGTCCAAGCGAGCAACATCTGAAGGCCCTTATGCACGAAAGGATGTTGTGGAAGCAAGGAGGTTCCCTGCTGACCGCAGGAAAGATGATCCTCCCCCGAAGCGTGTACGAGATGACACTAAAGCTATTCCattacatgacgatgatgataccaACCAGGAAGCCAGAGAAACTGCATCTGCACCAAGACGAACAAGAGCTCAAGATCCATATGATACATTTGAAGGAACATCATCTAGATCACAACCTGTCAATGCTCCACATGATGCTGTTCCTCCGCCCAAGCGGGCAACATCTGAAGACCTTTATGCACAAAAGGATGTTATGGAAGCAAGAAAGTTCCCTGCTGACCGCAGAAAAGATGCTCCTGTCCCGAAGCGTGTACGAGATGACACTCAAGCTATTCCattatatgatgatgatgatggtaccaAGCAGGAAGCCAGAGAAACTGCATCTGCACCAAGGCGAACAAGAGCTCAAGATTCATATGATACATCTGAAGGAAAGTCATCTAGATGGCAATCTGTCAATGCTCCACATGATGCTGTTTCTCCGCCCAAGCAAGCAACATCTGAAGGCCCTTATGCGCAAAAGGATGTTGTGGAAGCAAGAAAGTTCCCTGCTGACCGCAGAAAAGATGCTCCTCTCCCGAAGCATGTACAAGATGAAACTGAAGCTATTCCattatatgatgatgatgatgatggtagcaACCAGGAAGCCAGAGAAACTGCATTTGCACCAAGGCAAACAAGAGCTCAAGATCCATATGATACACCTGAGGGGACATCATCTAGATCACAACCTGTCAATGCTCCACATGATGCTGTTCCTCCGCCCAAGCGAGCAACATCTGAAGGCCCTTATGCACAAAAGGATGTTGTGGAAGCAAGAAAGTTCCCTGCTGACCGCAGAAAAGATGCTCCTCTCCCGAGGCGTGTGCGAGATGATATTCAAGCTATTCCATTATATGACGATGATGATACCAACCAGGAAGCCAAGCAAGCTAAGCATGCTCATCAGAAACTGCAGTCTGAGCAGTGGCATGCTGCTACAACTGGTTTGAGTAACCTAAAGGGAGAAACTGATGATTTAATGCCTCCTACCCAACAAGCAAATCCTAGCAAAGATGTGCAACATATCTCATCACAAGATGCAGAACAAGCGAACCCTCGTCCTCTTGCACAAGAACCAGTAGGCATGGATGGACAACTGGTGCAAGGACCAGAAAGGACAGCTCAAACACCCCACACTGATCAGAGGACAGATGTTTCTTCCAGGCTTTGGCAACAAGTTGTTGATGTTCAAGGAATTGCTGAGGACAGAACATCATCTGATCATGAAGGTGCTGTAAGCCCCCCTTATGCACGCAAGGATGCTGTGGAAGCAAGAATTGTCCCTGCTGATCGCAGAAAAGATGCTTCTTTCCCAAAGCATGCACCAGATGCTAGGGATGTCTTTAGAGAGTCAAAGGTTGCTGATTCCACACCATTGCAAAAGAGATACCCTGATGCCAAAGACGCCGCCAAGAAATCAAAAGTTACCTTTGAAGAAACAAAAAATTATGATTCTCCATCATCACAAGGGCAACCTTTGGATTCTCAGAGAGCTGATGCCCCATCATGGAAGAAAGAAGCAACTGAAGATCCTCGTGCAGCTTCACTAGTCAAAAAGAGACACTCCAATGTTGAAGACACCCCCAAACAATCTAGGGATAATGATTTTAAGCCAAGGCAAATTGTGGGTCAAGATGTTCAAGGCACCTACAAAGAAACAAGGACTTGGCAAGCTGCAACCACTCCAACAGAGGGTGGTCCCAGTGTGACACCACCATCTAAAAGGAGGTCTCCAAGTGATGAAGACACCATCAAACAACCTGGGGGCACTGCTCCAGCACCTAGGCGGACAACTTCCCATGATGCTAATGTCACATTTCAAGATTCAAAGCCTGCTGATTCCATGTCATCTAGGGAGCAGCCTTTGAGATCAAGACAAGAGGTTGAAGATTCTCTTAAAGGAGACATTGTTGATGACCGAAAAGGAGCACCACCTCTGTTGGGCCAAGAACCAAGTTCCCAAGTCCAACGTGCCACAGAACTGTCACAGGAAGCAGGTCCTGATGGAGAACTGTCCACCATTGATCAATGGCGGCGCACATCTGTGCCATTACAAGGTGGTGATGTGCTGGGTGGGTCTATCATTGATCAAAAGCCAACGCCAATGAGTGAACAATCAATACCCAGTGCTCGGGGTGCCAATGAGATGGTCAAAAAAGAGCAAAGAATGGTACCACCTGCACGAACAGGAGCACAAACGCCTGATGTTCAGCGTGCTCCGTCATCATTCTCAGGAGCTGACATGGCTGAAAGAGATGGAGAGCCGGTACAAATGCAAGCACCTACCCAGCATACTCGTCCTACTTCAGTGCCTGCTAGAAGAGAAATTCCTGATGCTCGGGACACTAGTGATCAAGAGTTTACTAACAAATCTGATGCCCAAAGATGGAATGCCTTGAAAGCTAAGCATGATTTGGCCATGACCAGTGAAGATGTTCGGGATGACAGTCCATCACCTCATGATGCTACTGTTGACAACAAGACAGCATTGCCTGCTAGTGAAGCACAAGGTTCAGACACTTGGCCCGGTTCAACAGCAACCCCCGTAAATGCTCAACCTACCAGTGATGACGCACGTGTCGGAAGATTTTTACGTGATCAAGGGGCACAACCACCTGAATCAACTCAAGCACAAACCCATTTTGATGCTCCACATGACTCTGTATCAACCCCAGATGTACCTCGTGACACCTTGGACAAAACCAAATCtgccaaaccaacttcaactgaaGGTATGACACCTACAGCTGCAGCGCCAACTTCGAAGGCCCAACTTGCTAAACAGAAATTAGCTCCATCAG ATAAAAAATTAGCTCGTGCTGTGCCTGAATCAAGTAAAGAAGATACTAGTTTTTCTGCTCCTGAGAAATCACAAACAATTTTTCGTCAAGAAGCGAGACCATCTGCAGCAATCAAAAAACAAGTTCCATCCTCAGATGCCCACCATGATACCAGGAAAATCCAGCATGCCACCCTTGCTAATTTTCCCCCTGATGATTCACCAATACCAG ATCAAGATTCTATTCAGTCTGCACAACAATCTTCCTCATCTGAGACTAGCAAAGAAGAGACTACCGTTGCTGCAGGTGGACCGACATTGCCAACAACCATCGGTAAAGAAACACAAGGTTCTCGACGCCCTACCAAGGCGGAGAGAAGACCTTCTGTTTATCAGGAGGACCGTCTGGTTGCCGAAGACAGCCATGAGCAACCGCAAACCCTCCCAACTGTTGGCAAAGCAGATGGCTCTACACCAAAGCGTCAACAAGATCCTGAAGAGAAATCAAGTACTCCAGCGCCACCCCGAGCAAGAGTTCGTGAAAGTCGTCCTACTGAAGAGCCATTTAAAGGGGACATTGTTGATGACCGAAAAGGAGCACCACCTCCATTGGGCCAAGAACCAAGTTCCCAAGTCCAACGTGCCACAGAACTGTCACAGGAAGCAGGTCCTGATGGAGAACTGTCCACCATTGATCAATGGCGGCGCACATCTGTGCCATTACAGGGTGATGATGTGCTGGGTGGGTCTACCATTGATCAAAAGCCAACACCAATGAGTGCACAATCAATACCCAGTGCTCGGGGCGCCAATGAGATGGTCAAAAAAGAGCAAAGAATGGTACCACCTGCACGAACAGGAGCACAAACACCCAATATTCAGCATGCTCCGTCATCATTCTCAGGAGATGACATGGCTGAAAGAGATGGAGAGCCGGTACAAATGCAAGCACCTAGTCAGCATGCTCGTCCTACTTCAGTGCCTGCTAGAAGAGCAATTCCTGATGCTCGGGACACTAGTGATCAAGAGTTTACTAACAAATCTGATGCACAAAGATGGAATGCCTTGAAAGCTAAGCATGATTTGGCCATGACCAGTGAAGATGTTCGGGATGACAGTCCATCACCTCATGATGCTACTGTTGACAACAAGACAGCATTGCCTGCTAGTGGAGCACAAGGTTCAGACACTTGGCCCGGTTCAACAGCATCCCCCGTAAATGCTCAACCTACCCGTGATGACGCACGTGTCGGAAGATTTTCACGTGATCAAGGGGCACAACCACCTGAATCAACTCAAGCACAAACCCATTTTGATGCTCCACATGACTCTGTATCAACCCCAGATGTACCTCGTGACACCTTGGACAAAATCAAATCtgccaaaccaacttcaactgaaGGTATGACACCTACAGCTGCAGCGCCAACTTCGAAGGCCCAACTTGCTAAACAGAAATTTGCTCCATCAG ATAAAAAACTAGCTCGTGCTGCGCCTGAATCAAGTGAAGAAGATACTAGTTTTTCTGCTCCTGAGAAACCACAAACAATTTTTCGTCAAGAAGCAAGGCCATCTGCAGCAATCACAAAACAAGTTCCATCCTCAGATGCCCACCATGATACCAGGAAAATCCAGCATGTCACCCTTGCTAATTCCCCCCCTGATGATTCACCAATACCAG ATCAAGATTCAATTCTTTCTGCGCAACAATCTTCCTCATCTGAGACTAGCAAAGAAGAGACTATCGTTGCTGCAGCTGGACCGACATTGCCAACAACCGTCGGTAAAGACACACAAGGTTCTCGACACCCTATCAAGGCAGAGAGAACACCTTCTGTTTATCAGGAGGACCGTCTGGTTGCCCAAGACAGCCATGAGCAACCGCAAACCCTCCCAACTGTTGGCAAAGCTGATGGCTCTACCCCTCCAGCTCCATCCAGAGCAAGAGTTCTTGACGGTCATCCTACTGAAGAGCCATTTAAAGGGGACTTTGTTGATGACCGAAAAGGAGCACTACCTCTATTGGGCCAAGAACCAACTTCCCAAGTCCAACGTGCCACAGAACTGTCACGGGAAGCAGCTCCTGATGGAGAACTGTCCACCATTGATCAATGGCAGCGCACATCTGTGCCATTACAAGGTGATGATGTGCTGGGTGGGTCTACCATTGATCAAAAGCCAGCACCAATGAATCAACGACCGATACCCGGTGCTCGGGGTGCCAGTGAGGCGGTAGAAAAAGAGCAAAGAATGGCACCGCCTGCACGAACACCCAATGTTCTAAGCGCTCCATCATCATTCTCAGCAGCCGACACAGCTGAGAGAGATGGAGAACTAGTACAAATGCAAGCACCAACTCTGCATGCTCAAGAGGCACAACCACCTGAATCAACTCAAGCACAATCACCTTTTGATGCTCCACATGACTCTGTATCAACCCGAGATGTACCTACTGACACCTTGGACAAAACCAATGTTTCCAAACCAATTTCAACTGAAGGCAAGGTACCAGCGCCAACTTCGAAGGCCCAGCTTGCTGAAGAGAAATTTGCTCCATCAG ATAAAAAATTAGCTCATGCTGCACGACCAACTTCAACTGAAGGCATGGCACCTACAGCTGGACCAGCGCCAACTTCACGGGCCCAACTCTCTGAACAGAAATTTACTCCATCAG ATAAAAAACCTGAGAAACCACAGACAATTTTTCGTCAAGAAGTGAGACCATCTACGCCGATCACAAAACAAGTTCCATCCCCAGATGCCCATCATGATACTAGGAAAATCCAGCAAGTCACCCTTGATAATTTTCCCACTGATGATTCATCAATGCCACAATCCCCTGAACCAGGCACAAAGGACTCTCCAGCCTCAAATACCCAAATTGCTAAAGCTGATGGTTATGTTCGTCCAACCAGGGATAGCGAAGTATTTCCTGCTATAAAGAAATCTGCCCCACCAG AtcaagattcaattcagtctgcAAAACAACCTTCCCCAGCTGAGACCAATAAAGAAGAGACTATCGTTGCTGCAGCTGAACCGACATTGCCAATAATTGTCGGTAAAGAGACACAAGGTATGAGAGGCGCTCCAACCTTGGATTATGAGCCCAGTGAAGAAAAACGTGCTGATATTCCAGAACAGAAATTCAGCCACTCAG ATCAGGATTCAGTTCGTCCCACGCAATCAAGATCCTCTGCTGAGCCTATGGATAGAGAGCTTAGTTATCCAAGCTCTGTGAAACCACTTTCCtcagccacacctgaccagacaaAGGACTCACAACCAACTATTGGTCAACAAGCGCCTGCATCAGAATATCCATCCTCAGGTACCCACCATACTTCAGGGAAATTTCAGGAAGTTGCTCCTGTTGACCACCATATTGTTGAATCAATTCCAGGCGAAGGACAAGTTTACCGCACCGGACCTGATTTTGAGCTATCTGAAGGCCCAGTCCCTGATCCACGTAGTGCCATAGGTGAAAAGGCTACGAGACCTCCATCTAGCCAAGCACAAAGTTCAGACTCAAAACCTGATCCCACACAAAACAGTGCTGATGAGCCTTCCACAAGATCTTTACCCAATCAAGTAGCAAAAGAACATGCAGAAACCCAAGCAACACTGCCTCTCGTGCGTCCACATGACACCGAATCCACCCAAGATGTAACTTCTGACACCTTAGGGAAAGCCAAGTCACTGAAACCATCCTCTATAGGTCAAGAAGCTACAGGTTCAGCATTAACTCCTGACACTCATCTTGGTAGTGCACCAGGGGAAGTAGCTCGCCCAG ATGAAGATTCAGCTAACCCTGGACAGAAGTCTTCCTCGAGTGAGCGACAGAAAGAACAGTCTACTGTTGCTGCACCCAATCAAGCCAAGGCGTCACAAGCAACTAGTGAAGTAGTAACCTCTGTTGATCAAAGCATGGCTCCATCAG AACTACTTCCCCTGGAGTCTACAGTTGCTGAAGCTGAAGAAAGCAAAGTATCTCGACCAGTCATCGCGCAGCAAGACATTAGGCATGAACCGGACATTTCAGAAACAGTGCTTGATGAGGATCACAACAAGGAAGCAGTTTCGAGGGAAGAACAAGACCAAcatgcttctgagccacgtgaaGGACCACCTCCTGATGTGCGTGGCGCCTTTGTCGACAAAAAAACAGCTCCCTCTTCTAGTCAAGCACAACATCCAGATGCAAAACGTGGTTTGCTACcttctagtgttgatcttgaaaaCAAAACCACTCCACCTTCTAGTCAAGCACAAAGTTCAGATGTAAAAG ATCAGGATTCAGCTCGTTCTACGCAATCGAGTTCCTCTGCTGAGGCCATGGATAAAGAGCTTAACTCCCCTTTGTCAG CTCAAGATATAGCTCGTTCTGCACAAAGGCCTTTCTTTGTTCAGCCAACAAAAGAAAATGGTATTGTTGCTGCATCCGATCAAACTAACGAGGCACGGCCTATAAGTGATCAACGAGGAATAACTCCTACTCCAGACAAACAAAGAATTCCTGATCTGGGTGGTGGTGTTGATAAAAAGATGTCACCTCAATCTAGCCAAGCACAAAACTCAGACATTAGGCCTGATTCAGCACCAATTGGTGGCGATGTTCATCGTACTAGTGGCGATGAACCAGCCACACGTGATTCACAGGCACAACCTCCTGCAGGAACTCAGAATGTACCTGCTAATTTCATGGAAAAGACCAAGTCATCAAGACCACCCTCCACTGATCAAGAACCTATGGTTAGTCCAGCACCAGCTCCAGATGCTCCGCAAG ATGAAGATTCAACTCAGTCTCCTAAGTTGCCTCCTGTTGTATCAAAAAGAGTTATTGCTAACACTGATCAAACCGATGTATCGCCAACAGGCTTGAGAGAGACCGCAAGTTCAGTTGCTACGCCTCCTTCAGCGAAAATACAAGAATTTAGCCCTGATGCTTCTCTCACCAAGTCAGCAAAACCACTTCTTCCTATGACAG GTACATATCCAGTTCAGCCTCCACATGAAGCTTCGGTTGATTTGTCAAGTgatgggaagcccactatgatcaAAGGTGACCAGGCGAACACAATATCAAATGTCAACCTCTCAGCCAGCCAAGCAGTTGGCCAGTCTGAAAATAGTGCAGTTAAAGGACCACCCTCTGATGGTTCAGTATCATCATCACCTCAAAAGAGCCTTGAAAGGACATCACCTGAAGAAAAACCGAAGCAGCAGCGCCAATCCAGCACTAGACCATCTAAAGATGACAGCATAGAAGCCAGTGAAACTACAAGCCCGAACATCTTAACAACATCTGGAGATATACAACCATCACCTCTCAACCAACCGTCACCTATGAAGGAAAACATTCAGGCAGCTGAGGGATTCAGAAACCAACAacaggctgaccaagatgttttacaACCAAGACAGGACAACAGAAAGCGAATTGAAGAAACTGAGGCACAAGACACTTCAACTGACTATCCCGAAGACACCAATGGAGCATCTCAAAGGGCTGCTTTGGAACAAGAGAAGGGAGAAAATGTCGGGAGGGTTCAGCGGCAGAGCAATGACACAAACAATAGCTATGAACCAACTAAAGATGCTCCAAGTATCATCCAGGCAGACAATGAATCTGAGAGCAGCTCAAGAACTCCTGAAGAACCCAAGCAACAACTACAGCGGGAAGGCAAAACTCAAGGTGGCGAAACCAAGGCGCCAGCCTCCGAAACAGGGCAGCCTGAAGAAAGCCCAAGCAAGAAGGGTATCACTAGTCAATCTCAGTCAGAGACCTCGGACAAACTGGAAGACCAAACCTCCTCTGCTACCCGGAACAGAGGCACAAACCCCGGCAAATTGGACGGGGCAAGTGATGACACTAAGTCCGCCGACACAGACGATAATAATCCATCGTCATGA